The following coding sequences lie in one Niabella agricola genomic window:
- a CDS encoding tetratricopeptide repeat protein, translated as MKAYNFLIKYRLPISIILILAGVYVNYAGSFWPAFPLYLIGVILLFSHFFFGPLRLIQEYMETGDLEGAEKVLNSIRFPNLLYKPIRSVYYTLKGNIAMSKQDFDSAETMMKKGLDLGMPMKEAEGASLLQMGMLAMQKGNTRQGESYIRQAIRKGLPDKENEAAAYLQMCSIMMNKREFRAAKDFFRKAKACKPTTPQIVSQIKEIEKYISRMPG; from the coding sequence ATGAAAGCGTATAATTTTCTGATAAAGTACCGGTTACCGATCAGCATTATCTTAATCCTGGCAGGTGTATATGTAAACTATGCAGGCAGTTTCTGGCCGGCCTTTCCCCTGTACCTGATCGGCGTTATTCTTTTATTCAGCCATTTTTTCTTTGGACCGCTACGCCTGATCCAGGAGTATATGGAAACCGGAGACCTGGAGGGCGCTGAAAAAGTGCTGAATTCGATCCGCTTCCCCAACCTGCTTTACAAGCCGATCCGCTCAGTGTATTATACCTTGAAGGGAAATATTGCCATGAGCAAGCAGGATTTTGACAGCGCTGAAACGATGATGAAGAAAGGACTGGACCTGGGCATGCCGATGAAAGAGGCAGAGGGTGCCAGTTTACTGCAAATGGGGATGCTGGCCATGCAAAAAGGTAATACCCGGCAGGGCGAGAGTTATATCCGCCAGGCCATCCGAAAAGGACTGCCCGATAAAGAGAACGAAGCAGCGGCTTACCTGCAGATGTGCAGCATTATGATGAATAAAAGAGAGTTCCGGGCGGCAAAGGATTTCTTCCGCAAGGCTAAGGCCTGTAAACCTACCACACCGCAGATCGTAAGCCAGATCAAAGAAATTGAAAAATACATTTCCCGGATGCCGGGATAG
- a CDS encoding alpha-L-fucosidase translates to MKIKLLLVTVGFVSVCGTIQAQKRNFVSIAPGESEKQIIQQAANIVPTARQLRWQQLELTAFFHFGVNTFTGREWGDGKEDPAIFNPKKLNAQQWVKTMKDAGFKQVIITAKHHDGFCLWPTSTTSHSVKNSPWKNGQGDVVKEVAEACKKLNMGFGVYLSPWDRNAPVYGTDAYNDFFVQQLTELLTRYGKVDEVWFDGANGEGPNGKKQVYDFNRWYRLIRKLQPQATIAIMGPDVRWVGTESGRGRRMEWSVVTTNNLDQDQIAANSQQGMLFKPVSDLVGDDLGSREKIVKAKGLVWYPAETDVSIRPGWFYHADQDEKVKTPEELLKIYFTSVGMNSVLLLNIPPDKHGLIADADIRSLQEWTQIRNRLFSTNYLRGAAISCKNGIGMSTLLDGNNATHFTTTGTDTATTILFKLKKPATFNVLSLQENIRVGQRVEKFSAWYKEGGVWMPFANETTIGYKRLLHFEPITAAEIKIEIESSRLNPAIAEAGVYFCKELAGMGNK, encoded by the coding sequence ATGAAGATAAAGTTGTTACTGGTTACTGTGGGATTTGTATCCGTTTGCGGGACTATACAAGCTCAAAAGCGAAATTTCGTTTCCATCGCTCCCGGCGAGTCAGAGAAACAGATCATTCAGCAAGCTGCTAACATTGTGCCCACAGCCCGGCAGTTACGCTGGCAGCAACTGGAGCTTACAGCCTTCTTTCACTTTGGGGTGAACACCTTCACCGGCAGGGAATGGGGCGACGGTAAAGAAGATCCGGCAATCTTTAACCCCAAGAAGTTGAATGCGCAGCAATGGGTAAAGACGATGAAGGACGCGGGCTTCAAACAGGTGATCATTACGGCCAAACATCACGACGGGTTTTGCTTATGGCCTACCAGCACTACTTCGCATTCCGTAAAAAACAGCCCCTGGAAAAACGGGCAGGGCGATGTGGTAAAGGAAGTGGCGGAAGCCTGTAAAAAACTCAACATGGGCTTTGGCGTTTATCTGTCTCCCTGGGACCGTAACGCTCCGGTTTATGGTACCGATGCCTATAATGATTTTTTCGTACAGCAACTGACTGAACTGCTGACGCGGTATGGTAAAGTAGATGAGGTTTGGTTTGATGGTGCAAACGGCGAGGGTCCCAATGGTAAAAAACAGGTATATGATTTTAACCGTTGGTACCGGCTGATACGGAAATTGCAGCCACAGGCAACTATTGCGATTATGGGTCCGGATGTACGGTGGGTGGGTACCGAAAGTGGCCGCGGACGGCGGATGGAGTGGAGCGTGGTTACGACCAATAATCTGGATCAGGATCAAATCGCTGCAAACTCGCAACAAGGCATGCTGTTTAAACCGGTAAGTGACCTGGTGGGGGATGATCTTGGAAGCCGTGAAAAGATTGTAAAGGCAAAGGGACTGGTGTGGTATCCCGCCGAAACCGATGTATCGATAAGACCCGGATGGTTTTATCATGCGGACCAGGATGAAAAAGTAAAAACACCGGAGGAACTGTTGAAGATTTATTTTACGTCGGTGGGCATGAACAGCGTATTGCTGCTGAATATTCCTCCCGATAAACACGGGCTAATTGCCGATGCCGATATAAGATCTCTGCAGGAGTGGACGCAAATACGCAACCGGCTATTCAGTACCAATTACCTCCGGGGAGCAGCGATCTCCTGCAAAAACGGCATTGGCATGAGTACCCTGCTTGATGGTAACAACGCTACACATTTTACTACAACTGGTACAGATACCGCTACAACCATCCTTTTCAAACTCAAAAAGCCGGCAACCTTCAATGTGCTTTCACTCCAGGAAAACATCCGGGTGGGACAGCGTGTGGAAAAATTCAGTGCCTGGTATAAAGAGGGCGGTGTGTGGATGCCTTTCGCAAACGAAACCACCATCGGGTATAAACGCTTGCTTCATTTTGAACCCATAACCGCCGCTGAAATAAAAATTGAAATAGAATCGTCGCGGTTAAACCCCGCAATCGCGGAGGCAGGGGTCTATTTTTGTAAGGAGCTGGCCGGAATGGGAAATAAATAG
- a CDS encoding heparinase II/III domain-containing protein — MKRTFNFLLQGRVNALLLLTMLVPGTSFAYVKRDLLQKQANVQQVKNMLLPREQWIPYPAYKDRAGWDRLTGSYKNAFIEKGNAALTYQWKVIKATDYLEYTRSGSRVIMETPLNENVTTIVNLFTAELAEGKGRYLDQLANGVFAACEMTSWALSAHLSLQSSKIGFPDHREQVIDLMAGDMGSLFAWIYYYFHDDFKKINPLLELRLKKELEDRILIPYMNTDHLWWMALRYKPGALVNNWNPWCNSNVLQTFALIEDDPEKLARAVYRTMMSVDQFINYTNEDGACEEGPSYWGHAAGKLYDYLQLLYDITGGKISLFGEPIIKNMGTYISRAYVGNGWVVNFADASAKLYPDAPLIYRYGKAVNSTELMQLAALIRSSRQDGPPAAGRDAYRLFQTLRFDKELAACTAAHNTPAFTWYPQTEVCFMKQGALFFAAKGGHNNESHNHNDVGSFNLYINDMPVFIDAGVGTYTRQTFGPGRYSIWTMQSGYHNIPVINGYEEKNGATYKAGDVQFDARTKTFSLNISNAYPDATRVTRWLRSYRLSDGQLEISDAFSIDRPEKENRIHFLCYGTIKKDAPGKILIQQENGNTQLTYNSRDFEAVIETVPQEDARLSAVWGKQIYRIVLTARKLQRSGTYVFRIRRL; from the coding sequence ATGAAAAGAACGTTCAATTTTTTGTTGCAGGGTAGGGTAAATGCCCTGCTGCTTTTAACGATGCTGGTGCCGGGCACTTCTTTTGCGTACGTAAAAAGGGACCTGCTGCAAAAACAGGCCAATGTTCAACAGGTGAAAAATATGTTATTGCCCCGGGAGCAGTGGATCCCTTATCCGGCCTATAAAGACCGTGCAGGTTGGGACCGGTTGACCGGCAGCTATAAAAACGCCTTTATTGAAAAGGGCAATGCAGCACTGACGTATCAATGGAAAGTAATAAAAGCCACCGATTACCTGGAATATACCCGCAGCGGCTCCCGGGTGATCATGGAGACTCCATTGAATGAGAATGTAACAACCATTGTAAACCTGTTTACCGCGGAGCTGGCTGAGGGAAAGGGCCGGTACCTCGATCAGCTGGCCAATGGTGTTTTTGCTGCTTGTGAAATGACTTCCTGGGCCCTTTCGGCGCACCTGAGCCTGCAATCGAGTAAAATAGGATTTCCGGACCACCGTGAGCAGGTCATCGACCTGATGGCTGGAGATATGGGATCATTGTTTGCCTGGATCTATTATTATTTTCATGATGACTTTAAAAAGATAAACCCGCTGCTTGAGCTGCGGTTAAAAAAGGAACTGGAAGACCGCATCCTTATTCCTTATATGAACACGGATCACCTTTGGTGGATGGCGCTGCGGTACAAACCCGGGGCTCTGGTGAATAACTGGAACCCCTGGTGCAACTCCAATGTACTACAAACATTTGCACTGATTGAAGACGATCCGGAAAAACTGGCCCGCGCCGTTTACCGTACGATGATGTCGGTAGACCAGTTTATCAACTATACTAACGAAGACGGCGCCTGCGAAGAGGGCCCCTCTTACTGGGGGCATGCGGCCGGTAAACTGTATGATTATCTTCAACTGTTATACGATATCACGGGCGGAAAGATCTCCCTCTTCGGCGAACCCATTATTAAAAACATGGGTACCTATATTTCCCGCGCCTATGTGGGCAATGGCTGGGTGGTGAATTTTGCGGATGCATCTGCAAAGCTTTATCCGGATGCGCCGTTGATTTACCGTTATGGCAAGGCCGTAAACAGTACAGAATTAATGCAGCTGGCGGCTCTTATCCGGAGCAGCCGGCAAGATGGACCGCCGGCAGCAGGAAGGGATGCTTACCGGTTGTTTCAAACGTTGCGCTTCGATAAAGAGCTGGCCGCCTGTACGGCGGCGCATAACACACCGGCGTTTACCTGGTATCCGCAAACGGAAGTATGCTTTATGAAACAGGGTGCATTGTTCTTCGCAGCTAAAGGCGGTCATAACAATGAGAGCCATAACCACAACGATGTGGGTTCATTTAATTTATACATAAACGATATGCCCGTCTTTATTGATGCCGGGGTGGGAACCTATACGCGTCAGACCTTCGGGCCCGGGCGCTATTCGATCTGGACGATGCAGAGCGGTTATCATAATATACCGGTCATAAACGGGTACGAAGAAAAGAATGGCGCTACCTATAAAGCAGGGGACGTGCAATTTGATGCCCGTACAAAAACCTTCTCACTGAACATCAGCAACGCTTATCCTGATGCAACCCGTGTAACGCGATGGTTGCGGAGCTACCGGTTGAGCGATGGCCAGTTAGAAATCAGCGATGCGTTTTCGATCGATCGGCCGGAAAAAGAAAACCGGATTCACTTTCTTTGTTATGGTACCATAAAAAAAGATGCACCCGGAAAAATCCTCATTCAACAGGAAAACGGTAACACACAGCTTACTTATAATAGCCGGGATTTTGAAGCTGTTATTGAGACGGTTCCGCAGGAAGACGCCCGCTTATCGGCGGTTTGGGGAAAACAGATTTACAGGATCGTGTTAACAGCCCGCAAGCTGCAGCGGTCGGGAACTTATGTATTCCGGATCCGGCGCTTGTAA
- a CDS encoding hybrid sensor histidine kinase/response regulator transcription factor, whose product MKGKGFWILFYCLQIYHFSPGQPLKSIAENRYFRTISVDQGLSQSTVFVVQQDQQGFIWVGTQDGLNRYDGKAFTVFRPSKKDGSSLFSSYIRSLYTDHRGMLWVGGNKGVSCYNYKKERFDNYPLPVKPGEWFVSGITADQNNRLWIAANTGELYYLDAAGNRFVPFPYKVSGTPIHTIQQLLFIGSHLFLATDKGVYDLDPGTQTARQRQPAQVNARINALLPQGQLLWMGSENSGLFCLDLKNDQVTNYVHQSQTANSLIDDDIRSLAWDEMGHLWIGTFRGLSILDTRTASFSNFDHQSNRHLTLSQNSVRCIFKDRQNGMWLGTFFGGLNYYHKDDIRFNILSQTTGSVLLNDQVVNVIKEDPAQHIWIGTNDKGINIWNRKTNQLSYLSHTEANANSISSNNIKAIAFDPDGNALIGTFNAGLNIVNKKTGAVKKYMHDPSDPFSVNSDMVHALLRDQQNRIWVGTRVGLSRFDQVQQRFIRFDKDPSGKQLSSEGITSLLQDRKGRIWIGTINGMNALSPDLSRLNVFAGTTLSNELVNCIAEDQQGRIWVGTRDGLNFFDERQQRFIAYTGADHTIEGAIFGVQSDDQGGVWVSTSKGLIKLYDAFNKLQVFNNQTGMGNMQLSLPAFCKASDGLVLFGGLNGLIYFYPQSIQLKPFDLRVTFTGLDIFNTHVTPGSSYKVLNHSISETNSLRLSHEYKQFTVYFSTFNYIAPGSIQYHYRLKGFDNNWQVCDNIPKAMYTNLKPGDYTLEVQATGPVGEKSPVRTLQIRVLPPWWRSNGFYLLLAAVLGVIAYIAYRVINERIKAKTALKKERNDREKAEYLNQMKMDFFTNISHEFKTPLTLIIAPLEEMMAKPVPEKKLRKYHERMLGNAKRLYQLVDQLMDFRKTENGLKKLELTQGDIVSFMREIYSSFLELSRQKNIKYYFKANRSEFSCYFDRDAVEKICNNLLSNAFKYTHPEDTVELSFEHRNEQMLITVSDTGVGIASADHERVFQRFYQVNHSDANWGSGVGLAFAKSLVELHQGTISIESVPDKGTIFTVQLPANRDAYQAEAFNTENHYTLLLDNLTTAVQDDKEAAIPVAAVAHEQQLLIVDDNEQIVDYLAGYFGNHFTVVTAYNGQEALQRVEAQAPDMIICDVMMPETDGIQFCKKIKQNIITCHIPVILLTAKSEPTNQVKGLEAGADDYVTKPFSLPVLDAKVQNILRSRRRLKEYYSSATEIVPENIALNTLDEDFLRKAITIVEESLSDPEFSVLKFSRSIGMSRSSLYLKLKAITGESTTDFIKRIKFKKAAALLESKEYSVTEVAYMSGFSSLSYFSTSFKQYYGCLPTEYISKKQTES is encoded by the coding sequence ATGAAAGGAAAGGGTTTTTGGATACTATTCTATTGCTTACAGATCTACCACTTCTCCCCAGGACAACCCCTAAAATCAATCGCTGAAAACAGGTACTTCAGAACCATTTCTGTTGACCAGGGATTGTCGCAAAGCACGGTATTTGTTGTGCAACAGGATCAGCAGGGCTTTATCTGGGTGGGCACACAGGATGGACTGAACCGCTACGACGGGAAAGCCTTTACCGTGTTCCGGCCCAGTAAAAAAGATGGTAGCAGTCTTTTTTCCAGTTATATCAGGAGCCTGTATACCGACCATCGGGGTATGCTGTGGGTTGGAGGCAACAAGGGAGTGAGCTGCTACAACTATAAAAAAGAGCGGTTCGACAATTATCCGCTGCCCGTAAAACCGGGCGAATGGTTTGTCTCCGGCATCACAGCTGATCAAAACAACCGCTTATGGATTGCTGCCAATACCGGAGAGCTCTATTATCTCGATGCTGCAGGCAACCGCTTTGTACCGTTTCCCTATAAAGTGAGCGGTACGCCCATCCATACCATCCAGCAATTGCTTTTTATCGGCAGCCATTTATTCCTGGCTACGGATAAGGGGGTCTATGACCTCGATCCTGGTACACAAACCGCAAGGCAACGGCAACCGGCACAGGTCAATGCGCGTATTAATGCGCTGCTGCCGCAAGGGCAATTACTGTGGATGGGCTCCGAGAACAGCGGCCTGTTTTGCCTGGATCTCAAAAATGATCAGGTTACCAACTACGTTCACCAGTCTCAAACAGCCAACAGCCTCATCGATGATGATATCCGGAGCCTTGCCTGGGATGAGATGGGACATCTCTGGATCGGTACATTCAGAGGCCTTTCGATTCTGGATACCCGAACGGCCAGTTTCAGCAATTTTGATCATCAATCCAACCGGCATCTGACCCTTAGCCAGAATTCCGTTCGCTGCATTTTCAAAGACCGGCAGAACGGTATGTGGCTGGGCACTTTTTTTGGTGGACTGAACTATTATCACAAAGATGATATCCGCTTTAATATTCTTAGTCAAACCACCGGAAGCGTATTGTTAAACGACCAGGTGGTGAATGTGATCAAGGAAGATCCGGCTCAGCACATCTGGATCGGCACCAATGATAAAGGGATCAATATCTGGAACCGGAAAACCAACCAGCTCTCCTACCTGTCGCATACAGAAGCCAATGCCAACAGCATCAGCTCCAATAATATCAAGGCCATCGCTTTTGATCCGGATGGCAACGCCCTGATCGGCACTTTTAATGCAGGTTTGAATATCGTGAACAAAAAAACAGGCGCCGTAAAAAAATATATGCACGATCCGTCAGATCCTTTTTCTGTTAACAGTGATATGGTGCATGCACTGCTCCGCGACCAGCAGAACCGGATCTGGGTGGGCACCCGCGTCGGGCTCAGCCGCTTTGACCAGGTACAACAGCGGTTTATTCGTTTTGATAAAGACCCGTCGGGAAAGCAACTCAGCTCCGAAGGTATCACTTCCCTGCTGCAGGACCGGAAAGGGCGGATCTGGATCGGTACTATTAATGGCATGAACGCACTGAGCCCGGACCTTAGCCGCCTTAATGTATTTGCGGGCACCACCCTTTCCAATGAATTGGTGAACTGCATCGCAGAGGATCAGCAAGGCCGCATTTGGGTAGGCACCCGCGACGGCCTGAATTTTTTTGACGAACGGCAGCAGCGATTTATTGCCTATACCGGTGCCGACCATACGATCGAAGGTGCCATATTCGGCGTTCAGTCCGATGACCAGGGCGGGGTTTGGGTCTCAACCAGCAAGGGACTGATCAAATTGTACGACGCCTTCAATAAACTCCAGGTCTTTAATAACCAAACCGGCATGGGCAATATGCAACTCAGCCTTCCTGCATTTTGCAAAGCCAGCGACGGCCTGGTTCTCTTCGGTGGGCTGAACGGGCTTATTTATTTTTACCCGCAATCCATCCAGCTCAAGCCCTTTGATCTTCGTGTTACCTTTACAGGACTGGATATTTTTAATACCCATGTAACCCCCGGAAGCAGCTACAAGGTATTGAATCATTCCATCAGTGAAACCAATAGTCTGCGCCTGTCTCATGAGTACAAACAATTCACCGTTTATTTCAGCACCTTCAATTATATCGCTCCCGGAAGCATTCAATATCATTACCGGCTAAAGGGTTTTGACAATAACTGGCAGGTATGCGACAATATTCCCAAGGCTATGTACACCAATCTAAAGCCCGGTGATTACACCCTTGAAGTGCAGGCAACCGGCCCTGTTGGCGAGAAAAGTCCCGTGCGAACCCTGCAGATCCGGGTGTTACCTCCCTGGTGGCGGAGCAATGGCTTCTATTTATTGCTTGCGGCAGTTCTGGGCGTCATCGCTTATATCGCCTACCGCGTCATTAATGAACGTATAAAAGCAAAAACGGCGTTGAAAAAAGAGCGTAATGACCGGGAGAAAGCCGAATACCTGAACCAGATGAAGATGGATTTCTTTACGAATATCTCGCATGAATTTAAAACGCCGCTTACGCTTATTATTGCACCGCTGGAAGAAATGATGGCCAAACCTGTTCCTGAAAAGAAACTGCGGAAATACCATGAGCGCATGCTGGGCAACGCCAAACGGCTCTACCAGCTGGTAGATCAGCTGATGGACTTCCGGAAAACCGAAAACGGTTTGAAAAAGCTGGAATTAACACAGGGCGATATCGTTTCTTTTATGCGGGAAATCTACTCCTCCTTTCTTGAGCTTTCCCGGCAAAAAAATATTAAATACTATTTCAAAGCAAACCGGTCGGAATTTTCCTGCTACTTCGACAGGGATGCTGTGGAAAAGATCTGCAACAACCTTTTATCAAATGCGTTCAAGTACACGCACCCGGAAGACACGGTGGAACTGAGCTTTGAACACCGGAACGAACAGATGCTGATTACCGTAAGCGATACCGGCGTGGGCATTGCATCTGCAGACCATGAACGGGTCTTTCAGCGGTTTTACCAGGTGAACCATTCTGACGCCAACTGGGGCTCTGGTGTAGGGCTGGCTTTTGCCAAAAGTTTGGTCGAATTACACCAGGGTACCATTTCTATAGAAAGCGTACCGGATAAAGGCACGATTTTTACGGTTCAACTGCCCGCAAACCGTGATGCCTACCAGGCTGAAGCATTCAACACAGAAAATCATTATACCTTGCTGCTGGATAATCTTACCACAGCGGTGCAAGACGATAAAGAAGCAGCAATTCCCGTAGCAGCTGTTGCCCATGAGCAACAGCTGCTCATTGTAGACGATAATGAGCAGATCGTGGATTACCTGGCCGGTTATTTTGGAAATCATTTTACGGTGGTAACGGCTTACAACGGACAGGAAGCCCTGCAACGGGTGGAAGCGCAGGCCCCGGATATGATTATCTGTGACGTGATGATGCCGGAAACAGACGGTATCCAGTTTTGTAAAAAGATTAAGCAAAACATCATCACCTGCCACATTCCTGTAATTTTGTTAACCGCTAAAAGCGAACCTACCAACCAGGTAAAAGGCCTGGAGGCAGGCGCTGACGATTATGTAACCAAGCCCTTTTCGCTTCCGGTGCTGGATGCAAAAGTGCAGAATATCCTCCGGTCCAGGCGGCGACTAAAGGAATACTATTCCTCGGCAACCGAAATTGTTCCGGAAAACATTGCGCTCAACACCCTTGATGAAGATTTTCTGCGCAAGGCCATCACCATCGTTGAGGAAAGCCTCAGCGATCCGGAATTTTCCGTGCTCAAGTTCAGCCGGAGCATCGGCATGAGCCGCTCCAGTCTTTATCTGAAGTTAAAAGCCATAACCGGTGAGTCCACCACCGATTTTATCAAACGTATTAAGTTCAAAAAAGCGGCTGCCCTTTTAGAAAGTAAGGAATACTCCGTTACAGAGGTCGCTTATATGTCGGGCTTCAGTTCCCTGTCTTATTTCTCAACATCATTCAAGCAATATTACGGATGTTTGCCTACGGAATACATATCGAAAAAACAGACCGAGTCATAA
- a CDS encoding ROK family protein translates to MYAIAIDVGSTYVRCGLVNLKGEILYSFKMPSRDILSEGEIIALINAAVRKCAGAAGGQILGVGVGFPGIVENNVILGGADNLPGFHHVDLGALIAASTGLNVVVDNDANMMAWGEIQFGAGKNCSDAVFLTVGAGIGGSAVINNKLYGGYRNKGMEFGHIIINFDGPLCSCGSRGCFEAYASIKALIRDYAKLTGKASSGLNGRMITHHYLSGEAAAVEVMEQHLHYMSIGVTSLINIFSPQKLIIGGGVSGADSFYAQEISRRVAGRAMPDTFSNAMIVHSQMENEACLLGCASRVFSTPMLLQSNAQTC, encoded by the coding sequence ATGTATGCAATCGCCATTGATGTGGGCAGCACCTATGTGAGATGCGGCCTGGTCAACCTGAAAGGTGAGATCCTTTATTCGTTTAAAATGCCTTCCAGGGATATTTTGTCGGAAGGCGAAATCATTGCACTTATTAATGCTGCCGTGCGCAAATGTGCCGGCGCTGCGGGAGGCCAGATCCTGGGCGTGGGTGTAGGCTTCCCGGGGATTGTGGAAAACAATGTGATCCTGGGAGGTGCCGATAACCTGCCGGGGTTTCATCATGTAGACCTGGGGGCGTTGATTGCTGCATCAACCGGGTTGAATGTGGTGGTAGATAATGATGCCAATATGATGGCCTGGGGGGAGATCCAGTTCGGGGCAGGGAAAAACTGCTCCGATGCGGTATTCCTCACTGTGGGAGCTGGTATCGGCGGCAGTGCCGTGATCAATAACAAGCTATATGGCGGTTACAGGAACAAAGGAATGGAATTTGGGCATATCATCATCAATTTCGACGGGCCGCTCTGTTCCTGTGGCAGCCGCGGCTGTTTTGAGGCCTATGCTTCTATAAAAGCTCTAATCCGGGATTATGCGAAGCTGACGGGTAAAGCGTCCTCCGGTTTAAACGGGCGGATGATTACCCATCATTATCTTTCGGGTGAAGCCGCAGCAGTGGAAGTAATGGAACAACACCTGCATTATATGTCCATCGGTGTCACCAGCCTGATCAATATTTTCAGTCCCCAAAAACTGATCATCGGCGGAGGTGTTTCTGGTGCAGACAGCTTTTATGCACAGGAAATCAGCCGGCGGGTGGCCGGGCGCGCAATGCCGGATACCTTCAGTAATGCGATGATCGTTCATTCACAAATGGAAAACGAAGCATGCCTGCTGGGCTGTGCCAGCCGGGTTTTTTCCACACCAATGTTGCTGCAGTCGAATGCGCAAACCTGTTAG
- a CDS encoding sulfatase family protein, producing the protein MYKQFLFTMLILCAGLAVLAQPAPRPNILIIMTDQQTAEAMSNAGNRDLYTPAMDQLAANGVRFTRAYCAQPLCTPSRSAIFSGKMPFETGFIGNAPEKDGQWPDSLLMMGRIFKGGGYKTGYVGKWHLPVPAEKISQHGFDFIKNTTFQDYNDAATPSYCARFIKENKDQPFLLVASFLNPHDICEWARGDALKMDVLAAAPPPSQCPQLPANWAIPANEPRIVREQQSSNIRTYPSVNWTGDQWRQYRWAYNRLVEKVDQYIAMVVASLKKYGVDKNTIILFTADHGDGYAAHSWNQKQILYEESARVPFILSKPGSWKPRTDAALVCNGTDIIPTICGLTGVPAPAYLKGADLSKRLNDPTTVPRDTLVIETDFADNETLLGISGRAVITKDFKYIIYNKGQIREQLFDLSKDPGEMDNLAIKPQYKKQLQQMNRYLRTWCKMSGDPFGKELLGL; encoded by the coding sequence ATGTATAAGCAATTCTTATTTACAATGTTGATCCTTTGCGCGGGCCTTGCCGTTCTGGCGCAACCGGCACCGCGTCCCAATATCCTCATCATTATGACGGATCAGCAAACCGCTGAGGCTATGAGCAACGCGGGCAACAGGGATCTGTATACACCGGCGATGGACCAGTTGGCCGCCAATGGGGTACGGTTTACAAGAGCATATTGTGCACAGCCCTTATGTACGCCTTCCCGTAGCGCTATCTTTAGTGGAAAAATGCCTTTTGAAACCGGCTTTATAGGGAATGCTCCGGAAAAAGACGGTCAATGGCCGGATAGCCTGCTGATGATGGGCCGGATCTTTAAAGGTGGCGGATACAAAACAGGATATGTAGGCAAATGGCATTTACCGGTGCCGGCAGAAAAAATCAGTCAGCATGGCTTTGATTTTATTAAGAATACAACATTCCAGGATTATAATGATGCGGCTACGCCTTCCTATTGTGCACGGTTCATAAAGGAAAATAAAGACCAGCCTTTTTTGCTGGTAGCCTCTTTTTTGAACCCGCACGATATTTGCGAATGGGCCCGGGGCGATGCCTTAAAGATGGATGTACTTGCAGCGGCGCCACCTCCATCCCAATGCCCGCAACTGCCCGCTAACTGGGCCATTCCTGCCAATGAGCCCCGGATCGTACGGGAACAGCAGTCGTCCAATATACGCACCTATCCTTCTGTGAACTGGACAGGAGATCAGTGGCGGCAATACCGCTGGGCCTATAACCGGCTGGTGGAGAAAGTAGACCAGTATATTGCAATGGTGGTGGCTTCCCTGAAAAAATACGGTGTAGATAAGAATACCATCATCCTGTTTACCGCCGATCATGGTGATGGCTATGCAGCGCATTCCTGGAACCAGAAACAGATCCTGTATGAAGAATCGGCCCGGGTCCCTTTTATCCTTTCAAAACCGGGAAGTTGGAAACCCCGGACCGATGCGGCACTGGTATGCAATGGTACGGATATCATTCCAACGATCTGCGGGCTTACCGGTGTGCCGGCTCCGGCTTACCTGAAAGGAGCGGATCTTAGCAAACGCCTGAATGACCCAACTACCGTGCCTAGAGACACGCTGGTGATTGAAACGGATTTTGCGGATAATGAAACATTGCTGGGCATCAGCGGAAGAGCGGTGATCACAAAGGATTTTAAATACATTATATATAACAAAGGGCAGATCCGGGAGCAATTGTTTGATCTTAGTAAGGACCCGGGCGAAATGGATAACCTGGCCATAAAGCCGCAATACAAAAAGCAGTTGCAGCAGATGAACCGATACCTGAGGACCTGGTGTAAAATGAGCGGGGATCCTTTTGGAAAAGAGCTGTTAGGCTTATAA